Below is a genomic region from Zea mays cultivar B73 chromosome 9, Zm-B73-REFERENCE-NAM-5.0, whole genome shotgun sequence.
GGGCCGTGTTGGGCAATAAAAGCCCAACTTATCAAACCAGAGCGAGCCCACCAAGCAGCCGCCTTCTTCCTTTGCGGAGGCGAAAACCCGAAAACCCTTCCTCTTCCGCCGACCTCTCGACAGCATTAGACGCAGGCGCCGCCGACTGCCGTGGAGAGCGCGAGGTAGCTGCGGGTGCTAGGGTTTGGCTCGAGATGGGGAAGGCAAAGAGCAAGGGCCCTAAATTCGCGGCGGTGAAGAAGATTATCACCAAGAAAACCATCAATAAGTAAGGCAACCATCTCCAGCTGCCAGTCCGCTCCCCTATGGTTAGGTTCATGCTACTGGAAATTCGAATTTTTGTGTATGATAGGTACAAGGAGGATGTGCTgaaccacaagaagaaggacgtggACAAGGAGAAACTCGGCCGGAATGTGTGAGTGTTTGTTTGCGCTCGGATTGGTTTCCTGTGCTTGTTTGGATTGTTGATGTTGTTTTCTTCTGTGATTTACAGGCCGCAGGTTTCGTCGGCGTTGTTCTTCAGCTACAACACAGCATTGGGGCCGCCGTATCGGGTGATTGTGGATACCAACTTCATCAATTTCTCGATACAGAATAAGGTTAGTCGTTTAATTATCTGCTGCTCTCCTATTTCACTGATATATTTTTTATGCAACAGAGGGTCAATACTTGCATGCCCACTGCTTCACTCAGTTAATAATTGAAGATACTGAGTTAATGTGGTGGATTTAATTGATTGTTGACCCGTTCCAGCTTATCTGTACTCTGTATGCTGTATTGTCACAAGAAATGTTGTGCACAATTTCACGTTGTTCGCTGGAGCTACTGATTCTTACCAGATACTGAAACCTTAGGGAAATTAAAAACAAATAGTTAGGATGACTGTTAAGTAAGTTAGGATATAAGCATTGTGATCCGTTTTACTGTTTTAGCAAATAGCAAAACAAACAGCAGCCAACCCCTCTGGGACTGGGAATCATGTTATAACTGTCTCGATTTCCCATCCGATATGGTTGCTGTGATAAGAATGTTCCCTTCAACTCAGGATTTGATTCATTAACTGTAGTTAATTTTTAAATTCTGTATTCTACATAACACATAATAATGGGGCCACTCATATTTGTGACTAAATCTTCTTTTCCCCCATGCAGCTGGATTTGGAGAAGGGAATGATGGATTGCCTTTATGCAAAATGTAAGCATttaactctgttatcttgcattcccATTATCTTTTTGGTGAACTGAGATACCCCTTTAATATCTTTTCAACTCTGATGCCTTGTTATGAAGGTACCCCATGTATCACGGACTGTGTTATGGCTGAGCTTGAAAAGCTGGGGCAGAAGTATCGTGTGGCCTTGAGGTGTGCTCCTATCCAATGCTGTTCCCACATTGTGTtatttaatgtcttcttttggctTTATCTGCTTCATTGTATCAAATAGAGGTTAGATTAGTTTTTTTTATCTATGCCTCTTGTTGTTATCTTCCACTATAAAGATGTCGATTGCATGTACTTGCTGTTATACTCAATTCTTCAGCATAACTTTCATCTATCTGCACAATCTAATTTACCTCCCTCACAGAATTGCCAAGGACCCTAGGTTCCAAATATTAGCATGCACACACAAGGGAACCTATGCTGATGACTGCATTGTGGAGAGGGTCACTCAGGTAAAAGCTCTCTCTTCTTGAACACCCTTTGTTTGTTTGGAGCATGAGTACTGGGAGTATTCTATTAAGTGCTAACTCTATAGCGAGTTCTTAAGATAGCTCCTGCTAGGGAACTTGTGACTTACACTTATCACTAGTAAACTGCGACATTGGGCACAAAAGTGAATTAATTGTGTATATAATGTATATTCCTAGTTTCTTTTCAAATGTTAATTTAGAGATATATGCAAGTTCTTGAAGCATTGGCTGTTCAAATTTCAAACTTTATGCTTAGCCAACATTTGAGAGGTGTCTGATTGCTTTAGAATTTACTTTTGCCCAATCTTTGAGAGGTAGAAGGGCAGCCAGGTGcagtggtgagagctgtctcactgaGTCACCATGATGTGGGTTCTAAGGGTTCGAAGCAGACTTGCATTTGCGTGGTAaggcttgcctcggtttatccctctctcagaccccactcatgtgggaaTCTACGGCACTGGGTCTGATCTGCCCAATATTTGATAGGTGTGGCTGAATGCTATGTTTTCCGAGATTAGAGATTTTACTATATCTGTTCCCAAGGTGAACCAAAAATAGCACTTGTGTTTTCTCCGCTGAAATCCTTTTCCCATGCTTGTCTAAAGGATTGTGTCTGTATGTAGTATCCAAATTTGTTCCTAGTTAATCAACTGGAACTTGCATGTGAGTGATATCAAATACCCGTGTGCACCTATAGATGATATGTCCTATTCTTTTTATCTTAATGTATAGATCTATTTGTTATGCTTTTGCTTTGATTAATGTGCATTTCGTTGCATTAGATTGTATTCTTCACCTTCACAATACCTAGTCAAATGATTATTTTGGTTTATTTACCTTGTATGCTAGGCATCTTGTTTTATTTGTTCTAAACCATATATTTTACGTGGCAGCACAAATGCTACATAGTTGCTACTTGTGATAGAGATTTGAAAAGGAGGATAAGAAAGGTATGTTTGGTGTTTAGTGCTCATAGCTCAGGACATGCTTCTAATATCGCAAAAGCTTTTTCATGCATGCTTGTACCATGGGCATTTCCCCAATTTTGCAGGTTCCTGGTGTTCCAATCATGTACATCACAAGACATAGGTATTCGATAGAACGGCTCCCTGAGGCCACAATTGGTGGAGGTATGTGATATCTTCATCTGACAAACTTTGTTACTGTGTTCTCTCTGTCCCTAGCTTATATCCTACAATCACATAAGATTGCAGTACTCTGATGCTTTTTTGGCATTCTTGCAGCACCAAGAATCTGATCGGTGCAGACATGAGATGTCCTGGGATGTAATACTGTGGCGGTACTTGTCCATCTGACCAAGTCAATGTTTCATGTTTGAAGCCACGGCAAGGACTAGGATAAGAATGCTGCTTTGTAGGTTGAGCTTACTGTAACTACTAAGAAATTTTTATTATGTACCAACCTTATCATTTCTACAATGTTGCGGGATGTCTGAAGTAATTCTTTGTTAAAAGATCGGGTATCCTGCTCCCTTTTGCTTCTCAATATTGTGCGCTACAAGCCATAATCCCAAATCCCAATAGAGTGGCTCTTCCTGAATCTCTTATAGAGAATGAACAAAAGAGTCCCTCATAATGTGGAACGGAGGTGACAACAATCTGCGACAGTCGTTGGATATTTATGCCTTGTTGTATTTCTACAGTGCTACAACACTTTACTAAAGTTTAGCACATGAAATCAAACAAGCAACACGAGCAGTGCTGaagtttagcactcactaacacaCTAGCTCTTATTTTAATGCTAAACTATGTTATAGGTAGCTGATGAATTTGATGCTCGCTGTGATCTCACCCACCGGACACAACAAGTTTAAGTGCTGCGATAAACGCTTTGAACATGACGAGTCGCTGAAGCCTTTGACCTCTACCTCTTATAATAATAGATCCATGTTTTTCAATACGCTCGCTAGAATAGGGCTAGGCGAGCTGAATATTTCTCGCATTGCAACTTACAGGTAGATTTACCAGTGGCTTTTGAAAATCAAAGTATTTTATAAATCTGTCGTTTATTTCTCTAATGCTTCAAAAAAAACCCCTTTACGAAGAAACAGTGCCTCGGTATGTAAACTAATGTAAATAAACTGTATTAGTTGATAGATCTTTAACGACGACCCGATTCATTCCTAGGTATGATCCAGTGCGGACGGCCCCACATTGGCTCAACCTCGCCGGTGTTTAGATTCAGCCGCCCCATGCGCTCTAGCCTCGTAAGGTCTGTGAAGCCGACGTCGTATGCGACGGCCAGACGCCCACATGGGTGCGTCAGCTGATGGGCAAGGATCACGTACACGCGGTTCGCCTTCGCTCCCGTCGGGTCGGCGGTGACTGTGAACCCATGCGCGCCGTCGACGAACACCGCGCGGTCACCGATGTCGAGCACTGGCCTCCACCTCGGCGGCCTCTGGCTGTCCCTGTGCCGCGCGCAGTACGCTTTGGTAAAGACCACGCCGTCGCTGTCCCCGGCGCGGTGCACCAGGAGGATCGCGTCGTCCGTAGATGGCGCTAGGTAGGCGTAGTCGACGTCGCCGAAGCCCGGCGGCGCAGGGATCTTCGTGCGGGCCTGCAGCGTGCCGGCGTCGATGATTGTAGTTTTCAGCGTGCGCAGCTCGAGGACGAAGAAGAGCCCACCGCGGTAGTTGACGGTCATGGGCGAGCCGAGCTTTGACTGGTGCACCGGCATCCACCGCTCGCCGCCGTGCTCGCAGAAGAAGGCCATGTCGCCGCGGGCCACCATGACGCCTCGCCGGGACCAGTCCCACGCCAACCCGTCGTCGGTGACGCGCGCGCAGCGCAGACGTGGCTCGTCGCTGAGACACCCGACCGGCTCCTTCTCCGAGAAGGGGATGGGCAGGTCCGGCAGCGGTGCGCGCGAGCCGGTGAAGGGGTCGACGAGGTGGCACGGGTGCCTGTAGCACACATCCGTGGCTAGCACCATCCCGCCGTACGGAGACGGCACGAGCCGGCGGCCGAGCACCGGAGGCATTGGCCGCACGTCGACGCTGTTAAGCATGCGCATGTGGGCGAGGGAGAAGAACTTGTAACCGTGCTCCGATGCGAACGCGACGCACGGGAGCATCGCCGATTCCTCTTCGTGGCCACCATGCTCCGTCTCCATGCTCATCTCAGGTACAGGCGGCGCGAGCATTGTGTTGGTTGGAGAACAAAACGACGGGTATATATATCTCTACTCCTGCCCTTCCATATGTTACAAATCAACCCGCACGCCCCGCCCCCGACCCGTAGGCCGTAGCCGGCACCTCACACACACCGCCGCCTCCCCGAGCCTGCCCCCCGACGATGCCGCACCCGCCCGCCACCTCGCTCTAACGGTGCTCCGCGCATGTCGCGCCCGCCTACCAGCTTACCGCATCTCGCGCGCCGTTCACGACCTCCGCCTGCTCCGCAACGAATCCCCCTCACCTCGCTCTGCCCGCCCCTCCTCCCTATAAAGCCTAGCTATTCTGCTCACCTCGCTGCGCCCCGACGGCGCCAcaactccaccacctcctccagttACCCGACATCGGTGCCACGCTCCTCCTCGCCATGTGTGACTCCTACTCCCCGTGGCCACCAGGGCGATGTGGTGGCGTCCGCTGATGCGATCGCTCCTCCGCCTGTGTCTGGCGCCCTGGCCAACGCGTCGGTGGTGCCAGCCGCGGTGCGGATCCACAAGGCAGGGCGAAGTCACCGTCAAGCTCTCGGTC
It encodes:
- the LOC103638047 gene encoding rRNA-processing protein FCF1 homolog, with the protein product MGKAKSKGPKFAAVKKIITKKTINKYKEDVLNHKKKDVDKEKLGRNVPQVSSALFFSYNTALGPPYRVIVDTNFINFSIQNKLDLEKGMMDCLYAKCTPCITDCVMAELEKLGQKYRVALRIAKDPRFQILACTHKGTYADDCIVERVTQHKCYIVATCDRDLKRRIRKVPGVPIMYITRHRYSIERLPEATIGGAPRI
- the LOC103639790 gene encoding uncharacterized protein; translation: MLAPPVPEMSMETEHGGHEEESAMLPCVAFASEHGYKFFSLAHMRMLNSVDVRPMPPVLGRRLVPSPYGGMVLATDVCYRHPCHLVDPFTGSRAPLPDLPIPFSEKEPVGCLSDEPRLRCARVTDDGLAWDWSRRGVMVARGDMAFFCEHGGERWMPVHQSKLGSPMTVNYRGGLFFVLELRTLKTTIIDAGTLQARTKIPAPPGFGDVDYAYLAPSTDDAILLVHRAGDSDGVVFTKAYCARHRDSQRPPRWRPVLDIGDRAVFVDGAHGFTVTADPTGAKANRVYVILAHQLTHPCGRLAVAYDVGFTDLTRLERMGRLNLNTGEVEPMWGRPHWIIPRNESGRR